In Streptomyces sp. DG2A-72, one genomic interval encodes:
- a CDS encoding protein phosphatase 2C domain-containing protein, giving the protein MRTEVVSEPGDPTHPNEDFASVAVPASGQGGTLVVLDGVTPPKDGTGCLHSVPWYCARLGGALTELTVSLPDVPLAETLASAIARTAESHAQTCDLSHPRTPQATVVLTRWSPETVEYLVLSDSALLVESADGTITALLDDRLSRLSRLPRTSLTTDAVADATVRNKEGGFYTAAADPTVAARAVTGVLPRREVRALAALTDGATRWVEKFGAGDWADCFDLVRKEGAGELVARVRALELADTERVYLRRSKTHDDATVVYAEL; this is encoded by the coding sequence ATGCGAACCGAAGTTGTCTCGGAGCCCGGCGATCCGACCCACCCCAACGAGGACTTCGCGAGCGTCGCCGTACCGGCCTCAGGACAGGGCGGCACCCTCGTCGTCCTGGACGGAGTGACACCCCCGAAGGACGGGACCGGCTGTCTGCATTCCGTCCCTTGGTACTGCGCACGTCTCGGCGGAGCCCTGACCGAACTGACCGTTTCACTCCCGGATGTTCCGCTGGCCGAAACCCTTGCCTCCGCTATCGCGCGTACTGCCGAGTCCCACGCGCAAACCTGTGACCTTTCTCACCCACGCACCCCACAGGCAACCGTGGTCCTGACCCGCTGGTCCCCGGAGACCGTCGAGTATCTGGTCCTCTCCGACTCGGCACTCCTGGTGGAGTCCGCCGACGGCACGATCACGGCCCTGCTCGACGACCGCCTCTCCCGCCTCTCCCGCCTCCCCCGCACCTCCCTCACCACCGACGCCGTCGCCGACGCCACCGTCCGCAACAAGGAGGGCGGCTTCTACACCGCCGCCGCGGACCCGACGGTCGCGGCACGCGCGGTGACGGGCGTGCTGCCGCGCCGCGAGGTCCGGGCCCTGGCCGCCCTGACGGACGGCGCGACCCGCTGGGTGGAGAAGTTCGGCGCGGGCGACTGGGCCGACTGCTTCGACCTCGTACGCAAGGAGGGGGCGGGGGAGTTGGTGGCACGGGTACGGGCGCTGGAACTGGCGGACACGGAGCGGGTGTACCTCCGGCGCAGCAAGACGCACGACGACGCGACGGTGGTGTACGCGGAGCTGTGA
- a CDS encoding roadblock/LC7 domain-containing protein, whose amino-acid sequence MTAPSTFGTFGLSSEARNLHWLLTNLVEEVPGIESVAVVSSDGLLLLSSDPGRNAAAREALAARPTGPRGSSADLATVVSGIGSLTIGTAKLMEFGAVKHTMVAMDEGSLFVMSISDGSLLGVHGSADCDMSVVAYHMALFVGRAGHVLTPELRSELRKSLEAASTGSAR is encoded by the coding sequence TTGACCGCGCCCAGTACCTTCGGAACCTTCGGACTGAGCAGTGAAGCCCGCAATCTGCACTGGCTGCTGACGAATCTGGTCGAGGAGGTGCCGGGCATCGAGTCGGTCGCAGTGGTCTCCTCCGACGGACTGCTGCTGCTCTCCTCCGACCCGGGCCGCAACGCCGCGGCGCGCGAGGCCCTCGCCGCCCGCCCCACCGGCCCCCGTGGCTCCTCCGCCGACCTCGCCACCGTCGTCTCCGGCATCGGCAGCCTCACCATCGGCACCGCGAAGCTCATGGAGTTCGGCGCGGTGAAGCACACGATGGTCGCGATGGACGAGGGCAGCCTGTTCGTGATGTCGATCAGCGACGGGTCGCTGCTCGGCGTGCACGGCTCGGCGGACTGCGACATGAGCGTGGTGGCCTATCACATGGCACTGTTCGTCGGCCGCGCCGGACACGTCCTGACCCCCGAACTCCGCAGCGAACTCCGCAAATCCCTGGAAGCCGCGTCGACGGGGAGTGCCCGATGA
- the lon gene encoding endopeptidase La encodes MASTSSPLTLPVLPLDDEVVLPGMVVPLDLNDTDVRAAVEAAQVAARSEPGKPRVLLVPRIDGTYAGTGVLGTVEQVGRLADGDPGALIRGRGRVQIGAGTTGPGAALWVEATRVDESVPEPLPGHVTELVKEYKALATAWLRRRGAWQVVDRVQAIDDVSALADNSGYSPFLTTDQKIELLETGDPVARLKLATQQLRDHLAEQDVAETIAKDVQEGVDKQQREFLLRRQLEAVRKELRELNGEKDGEESDDYRARVEAADLPEKVREAALKEVDKLERSSDQSPEGSWIRTWLDTVLELPWNERTEDAYDIQGAKEILDAEHAGLEDVKERITEYLAVRKRRSERGLGVIGGRRGGAVLALVGPPGVGKTSVAESVAHAMGRKFVRVALGGVRDEAEIRGHRRTYVGALPGRIVRAVKEAGSMNPVVLLDEIDKVGSDFRGDPAAALLEVLDPAQNHTFRDHYLEVELDLSDVVFLATANVLEAIPEALLDRMELVRLDGYTEDEKIVIARDHLLPRQLERAGLNTDEVVIDESALRKLAGEYTREAGVRNLERSIARLLRKVAAQHELGERKLPFTVGDGDLRGLIGRPHHVPESAQDPAERRTAVPGVATGLAVTGAGGDVLFVEASLADPETGAAGLTLTGQLGDVMKESAQIALSFLRSHGAELELPVADLKDRGVHIHFPAGAVPKDGPSAGVTMTTALASLLSGRLVRTDVAMTGEVSLTGRVLPIGGVKQKLLAAHRAGVTTVVIPKRNEPDLDDVPAEVLDKLDVHTVTDVRQVLELALSPATSDAAPEVPVAA; translated from the coding sequence ATGGCTTCGACGTCCTCACCGCTCACCCTGCCCGTGCTGCCGCTCGACGACGAGGTCGTGCTGCCCGGGATGGTGGTGCCGCTGGACCTGAACGACACCGACGTACGGGCCGCGGTGGAGGCCGCCCAGGTCGCCGCGCGGTCGGAGCCGGGTAAGCCGAGGGTGCTGCTGGTACCGCGCATCGACGGGACGTACGCGGGCACGGGTGTGCTCGGCACCGTCGAGCAGGTCGGCCGGCTCGCCGACGGTGACCCGGGTGCCCTCATCCGCGGGCGCGGGCGCGTGCAGATCGGGGCCGGGACCACCGGGCCGGGCGCGGCGCTGTGGGTCGAGGCGACCAGGGTCGACGAGAGCGTGCCCGAGCCGCTGCCGGGCCACGTCACCGAACTGGTCAAGGAGTACAAGGCCCTCGCCACCGCCTGGCTGCGCCGGCGCGGCGCCTGGCAGGTCGTGGACCGCGTGCAGGCCATCGACGACGTCTCCGCGCTCGCCGACAACTCCGGCTACTCGCCCTTCCTCACCACCGACCAGAAGATCGAGCTGCTGGAGACCGGCGACCCCGTCGCCCGCCTCAAGCTCGCCACCCAGCAGCTGCGCGACCACCTCGCCGAGCAGGACGTCGCCGAGACCATCGCCAAGGACGTCCAGGAGGGCGTCGACAAGCAGCAGCGCGAGTTCCTGCTCCGCCGCCAGCTGGAAGCCGTACGCAAGGAACTGCGTGAGCTGAACGGCGAGAAGGACGGCGAGGAGTCCGACGACTACCGCGCCCGCGTCGAGGCCGCCGACCTCCCCGAGAAGGTCCGCGAGGCCGCGCTCAAGGAGGTCGACAAGCTGGAGCGGTCCAGCGACCAGTCCCCGGAGGGCTCCTGGATCCGCACCTGGCTGGACACCGTCCTCGAACTGCCGTGGAACGAACGGACCGAGGACGCGTACGACATCCAGGGCGCGAAGGAGATCCTCGACGCCGAGCACGCGGGCCTGGAGGACGTGAAGGAGCGGATCACCGAGTACCTGGCCGTGCGCAAGCGGCGCAGCGAGCGTGGCCTCGGTGTCATCGGCGGACGGCGCGGCGGTGCCGTACTGGCCCTGGTCGGCCCGCCCGGCGTCGGCAAGACCTCGGTCGCCGAGTCGGTCGCGCACGCCATGGGCCGCAAGTTCGTCCGTGTCGCCCTCGGTGGCGTCCGCGACGAGGCCGAGATCCGCGGCCACCGGCGTACGTACGTCGGCGCGCTGCCCGGCCGTATCGTCCGCGCCGTCAAGGAGGCCGGGTCGATGAACCCGGTCGTCCTGCTCGACGAGATCGACAAGGTGGGCTCGGACTTCCGCGGCGACCCGGCGGCGGCCCTCCTCGAGGTCCTGGACCCGGCGCAGAACCACACGTTCCGCGATCACTACCTGGAGGTCGAACTCGACCTGAGCGATGTCGTCTTCCTCGCCACGGCGAACGTACTGGAGGCCATCCCGGAGGCCCTGCTCGACCGTATGGAGCTGGTCCGCCTCGACGGCTACACCGAGGACGAGAAGATCGTCATCGCCCGCGACCACCTGCTCCCGCGCCAGCTGGAGCGGGCCGGTCTGAACACGGACGAGGTCGTCATCGACGAGAGCGCGCTGCGCAAGCTCGCCGGCGAGTACACGCGCGAGGCGGGCGTCCGCAACCTGGAGCGCTCCATCGCACGGCTGCTCCGCAAGGTTGCGGCGCAGCACGAACTCGGCGAGCGGAAGCTGCCGTTCACCGTCGGCGACGGCGACCTCCGTGGCCTGATCGGCCGACCGCACCACGTGCCCGAGTCCGCGCAGGACCCGGCGGAGCGCCGTACGGCGGTCCCCGGTGTCGCCACCGGCCTCGCGGTGACCGGCGCGGGCGGTGACGTCCTGTTCGTCGAGGCGTCGCTGGCCGACCCGGAGACGGGCGCGGCGGGACTGACGCTGACCGGCCAACTGGGTGACGTGATGAAGGAGAGCGCGCAGATCGCCCTGTCCTTCCTCCGCTCGCACGGCGCCGAACTGGAACTCCCGGTGGCCGACCTGAAGGACCGGGGCGTGCACATCCACTTCCCGGCGGGCGCGGTGCCGAAGGACGGCCCGAGCGCGGGCGTCACGATGACGACGGCCCTCGCGTCCCTGCTCTCCGGCCGTCTGGTCCGCACGGACGTGGCGATGACCGGCGAGGTCTCCCTGACCGGCCGGGTCCTGCCGATCGGCGGCGTGAAGCAGAAGCTCCTCGCGGCCCATCGCGCGGGCGTCACCACCGTCGTCATCCCCAAGCGCAACGAGCCCGACCTGGACGACGTCCCGGCCGAGGTGCTGGACAAGCTCGACGTCCACACCGTCACCGACGTCCGCCAGGTCCTGGAACTGGCCCTGTCGCCGGCCACCAGCGACGCGGCCCCGGAGGTTCCGGTCGCGGCGTGA
- a CDS encoding MarR family winged helix-turn-helix transcriptional regulator: MHEDGNGGGRRVESDTLPSGVDREFLSLERELTVLLRRARASQGEMAREVHPDLESAAYGLLVRLDELGGQRATELAAYIGVGKATMSRQLRALEDLGLVVREPDPADGRAWLIHLTEEGRGRVGKVREARRARYVNQLAHWDRGEVAELARLLHQLNRKMES, encoded by the coding sequence GTGCACGAAGACGGAAACGGCGGCGGACGTCGAGTCGAATCCGACACGTTGCCGAGTGGTGTGGACCGGGAATTCCTGTCCCTGGAGCGCGAGTTGACGGTGCTGCTGCGCCGGGCCCGGGCCAGCCAGGGCGAGATGGCCCGCGAGGTCCACCCCGACCTGGAGTCCGCCGCGTACGGTCTGCTGGTCCGGCTGGATGAACTCGGCGGCCAGCGCGCCACGGAACTCGCCGCGTACATCGGTGTCGGGAAGGCGACCATGTCCCGTCAGCTCCGCGCGCTGGAGGACCTCGGTCTGGTCGTCCGTGAGCCCGACCCGGCGGACGGGCGGGCCTGGCTCATCCATCTGACGGAGGAAGGGCGCGGCCGGGTGGGCAAGGTACGGGAGGCGCGCCGGGCACGCTACGTCAACCAGCTCGCCCACTGGGACCGCGGCGAGGTCGCCGAGCTGGCCCGGCTGCTGCATCAGCTGAACCGGAAGATGGAGAGCTGA
- a CDS encoding ATP-binding protein, with product MSDGPAPRRGPGEPWGGVRPFSIKTKLGALVVISVLITTGLMMIAMRTETELRFITVFSMIATLLITQFVAHSLTAPLDEMNAVARSIAQGDYTRRVRDNRRDELGDLAETINAMADELGEQERQRKELVANVSHELRTPIAGLRAVLENIVDGVTEADPETMRTALKQTERLGRLVETLLDLSRLDNGVVPLKKRRFEVWPYLSGVLKEANMVAPVRAGIASGSGTHTRTDVHLHLDVSPPELTAHADPERIHQVVANLIDNAVKHSPPHGRVTVKARRGNYPESLELEVLDEGPGIPRSEWHRVFERFNRGAVNRPHGPGSDGGTGLGLAIARWAVDLHGGRIGVAESQRGCRILITLPGEPSMPS from the coding sequence ATGAGCGACGGGCCGGCCCCGCGCAGAGGCCCCGGGGAACCCTGGGGCGGCGTACGTCCGTTCTCGATCAAGACCAAGCTGGGCGCGCTCGTCGTCATCTCGGTCCTGATCACCACCGGCCTGATGATGATCGCGATGCGCACCGAGACCGAGCTGCGCTTCATCACGGTCTTCTCGATGATCGCCACACTGCTGATCACGCAGTTCGTGGCGCACTCGCTGACCGCGCCGCTGGACGAGATGAACGCGGTGGCCCGGTCCATCGCGCAGGGCGACTACACGCGCCGGGTGCGGGACAACCGGCGTGACGAGCTGGGCGATCTGGCCGAGACCATCAACGCCATGGCCGACGAGCTGGGGGAGCAGGAGCGCCAGCGCAAGGAGCTGGTGGCGAATGTCTCGCACGAGCTGCGTACGCCGATCGCGGGCCTGCGCGCGGTCCTGGAGAACATCGTCGACGGCGTCACCGAGGCCGACCCGGAGACCATGCGGACGGCCCTGAAGCAGACGGAGCGGCTCGGTCGGCTGGTGGAGACCCTGCTCGACCTCTCCCGGCTCGACAACGGCGTCGTACCGCTGAAGAAGCGGCGTTTCGAGGTGTGGCCGTATCTGTCGGGCGTACTCAAGGAAGCCAACATGGTCGCCCCGGTCCGCGCGGGCATCGCGTCCGGATCCGGCACCCACACCCGTACGGACGTCCATCTGCACCTCGACGTCTCCCCGCCGGAGCTGACCGCGCACGCCGACCCCGAGCGGATCCACCAGGTCGTCGCCAACCTGATCGACAACGCGGTCAAGCACAGCCCGCCGCACGGCCGGGTGACGGTGAAGGCCCGGCGCGGGAACTACCCCGAGTCGCTGGAGCTGGAGGTCCTCGACGAGGGGCCCGGTATCCCGAGGTCGGAGTGGCACCGCGTGTTCGAGCGGTTCAACCGGGGAGCCGTGAACCGCCCGCACGGACCCGGCAGCGACGGTGGCACGGGGCTGGGTCTGGCGATCGCCCGCTGGGCGGTGGATCTGCATGGCGGCCGGATCGGCGTGGCCGAATCCCAGCGAGGTTGCCGGATTCTGATCACCCTTCCGGGCGAGCCATCCATGCCAAGTTGA
- a CDS encoding DUF742 domain-containing protein: MSSSGPRKLPVRGADRKPARVRPYSLTGGRTRFGHVLLVETLVASTAAIEAPEERRELTNGSLTTRVMPEMRAIVELCRRMRTVAEIAALLKMPLGVVRVLISDLADQGKIRVHGTGTGHGTGRPDRALLERVLSGLRRL, from the coding sequence ATGAGCAGCAGTGGTCCGAGGAAGCTCCCCGTCCGCGGCGCCGACCGCAAGCCCGCCCGGGTACGCCCCTACTCGCTCACCGGCGGCCGCACGCGCTTCGGGCACGTCCTCCTCGTGGAGACGCTCGTAGCGAGCACAGCGGCCATCGAAGCCCCCGAGGAGCGCAGGGAACTGACGAATGGTTCCCTCACCACCCGGGTGATGCCGGAGATGCGGGCCATCGTCGAACTGTGCCGCCGTATGCGCACGGTGGCCGAGATCGCCGCGCTGCTGAAGATGCCGCTCGGCGTGGTCCGCGTGCTCATCAGCGACCTCGCGGACCAGGGAAAGATCCGTGTGCATGGCACCGGAACCGGCCATGGCACCGGCCGGCCGGACCGGGCACTGCTGGAAAGGGTGCTGAGTGGACTCCGTCGTCTCTGA
- a CDS encoding spermidine synthase, whose product MPTAYDMPEVLDRREGPHGEVVLRRHGELLQIIANGCFLMDTSDGRSERRLVDVALDALDARERPNVLIGGLGVGFSLAHAAENRRWGRITVVEREPAVIDWHRQGPLSAVSAKALADPRTEIVESDLISYVNEISDTYDALCLDIDNGPEWTVTEDNDGLYSPAGLASCARVLRPGGVLAVWSAKPSPEFEGTLWNAGFQQVRTDEIPVARGVPDVVHLGVRPG is encoded by the coding sequence ATGCCCACCGCATACGACATGCCCGAAGTCCTGGACCGTCGTGAGGGCCCGCACGGAGAGGTCGTCCTGCGCCGCCACGGCGAACTGCTGCAGATCATCGCGAACGGCTGCTTCCTGATGGACACCTCCGACGGCCGCTCGGAGCGGCGGCTCGTCGACGTCGCACTCGACGCCCTGGACGCCCGTGAGCGGCCGAACGTGCTGATCGGAGGCCTGGGCGTAGGTTTCTCGCTCGCACATGCCGCGGAGAATCGGCGCTGGGGCCGCATTACCGTCGTCGAACGCGAACCGGCCGTCATCGACTGGCACCGTCAAGGTCCACTGTCCGCAGTGTCCGCGAAGGCCCTCGCGGATCCCCGCACGGAGATCGTCGAAAGTGACCTGATCTCTTACGTCAATGAGATTTCCGACACGTACGACGCCCTGTGCCTCGACATCGACAACGGGCCCGAATGGACCGTCACCGAGGACAACGACGGACTGTACTCACCGGCCGGACTGGCAAGCTGCGCAAGGGTGTTGAGGCCAGGGGGCGTGCTGGCCGTATGGTCGGCGAAGCCCTCTCCGGAATTTGAAGGAACCCTATGGAATGCCGGTTTCCAACAGGTGCGTACCGATGAGATCCCCGTTGCCCGGGGCGTGCCGGACGTCGTGCATCTCGGCGTCCGACCTGGATAG
- a CDS encoding lysozyme yields MTVHRPGSVHPRRRRLSLTGPLLAALSLLLALAAPATAGDEPDADPPARGSAYMGMGVLAHDGQHGLPADARATQTEGVDVSSHQGNVAWSTLWKSGVRWAYAKASEGTYYTNPYFAQQYTGSHSVGMVRGAYHFATPDTTSGAAQANYFVDHGGGWSRDGKTLPGALDIEWNPYGATCYGKTQSGMVSWIRDFLNQYKARTGRDAVIYTATSWWTQCTGNYAGFASANPLWIARYASTVGTLPAGWKYYTMWQYTSSGPTVGDHNKFNGTLDRLRALANG; encoded by the coding sequence ATGACCGTGCACAGACCTGGATCGGTACACCCCCGGCGCCGGCGCCTCTCCCTCACCGGCCCCCTGCTCGCCGCCCTGTCCCTCCTCCTCGCCCTCGCCGCCCCGGCCACCGCCGGCGACGAGCCGGACGCCGACCCGCCGGCCCGCGGCTCCGCCTACATGGGCATGGGCGTCCTCGCCCATGACGGACAGCACGGCCTGCCCGCCGACGCCCGCGCCACCCAGACGGAGGGCGTGGACGTCTCCAGCCATCAGGGCAACGTCGCCTGGTCCACCCTCTGGAAGAGCGGCGTCCGGTGGGCCTACGCGAAGGCGAGCGAGGGGACGTACTACACGAACCCCTACTTCGCCCAGCAGTACACCGGCTCCCACAGCGTCGGCATGGTCCGCGGTGCCTACCACTTCGCCACACCCGACACCACCAGCGGCGCCGCCCAGGCGAACTACTTCGTCGACCACGGCGGCGGCTGGTCCCGCGACGGCAAGACCCTGCCCGGCGCCCTCGACATCGAGTGGAACCCGTACGGCGCAACCTGCTACGGCAAGACGCAGAGCGGCATGGTCAGCTGGATCCGTGACTTCCTGAACCAGTACAAGGCCCGCACCGGCCGCGACGCCGTCATCTACACCGCCACCAGCTGGTGGACCCAGTGCACCGGCAACTACGCCGGCTTCGCCTCCGCCAACCCGCTGTGGATCGCCCGGTACGCGTCGACCGTGGGGACGCTGCCCGCGGGATGGAAGTACTACACGATGTGGCAGTACACGTCCTCCGGGCCGACGGTCGGGGACCACAACAAGTTCAACGGGACGCTGGACCGACTGCGGGCGCTGGCCAACGGCTAG
- a CDS encoding nitrate- and nitrite sensing domain-containing protein has translation MQKTRPRRTGKQTASPGGTEHTSDTLAGKGRPTHVRNRLIVAVAVVAAAVAAAGAPSLIAASGQLSDSQSLVTLSEQTEDALTLAHSLADERDEVTSYIAAGRPKSKAPSEQRSVRVDRQVEELRADTDAPASLRSDLDGIAAVRRAALTGKSSALDTHDAYSATITELHRLAEQLAEEMPPRAGSGAYALAELDSAVQQAAAARGLLLAALNIPRTTETVIDPITGLASTVTRSSDADTKQRDALTGAAQEARLRSDAALAEFRDTAPKSARTSYDNTVTGPEVDSGEKYLASLTDQPTLSDGELGTSTEKADAALSARIDAMRGAESALFDRRTKDLAQLRDDDVTELEIRIAVLGALVLLTIGIATAMARTLTRPLSVLKRGSARLANAEDPAAAEPVTFTGRNDEFAQVVRSVNALHAQAVALHERVATLEADRKHLVGQRQKMADARERLRAELAESTAQLDRLRDSIGATFVNLALRTLGLVERQLGVIEGLEEREQDPDRLATLFKLDHFATVMRRHSENLLVLAGTEHGRHSAGPVPLIDVVRAAVSEIERYERVRIAALPPHAHIAGFAADDLSHLLAELMENATSSSPPELPVEISGWLLESGEVMLSVQDEGIGMTAERMTALNARLADFDPEASYDQEGEEGLGLGLYVVARLAHRHGVRVQLREQKQGGVTSVVVLPKGLLATAPPVEVPSSSPGADAEANSNVLHGRSETGGDPLVALAEKAVRETGDADKAVPDPMGPREHPAETTIELLLPASPPPEPAAADGEDAPQGPPAPDHETRTGGAGANGPAEGEAEAEHQRTPDEPEELVTDKGLPKRTPKITVPAQAQRPRSGSVDAEALRRRLGGFRRGAEAGYRDVEAEIAEQTGQHQVPGAPTTRAPHDAQAEEATGGTVEEASS, from the coding sequence GTGCAGAAGACGCGGCCTCGTCGTACAGGCAAGCAGACGGCCTCCCCAGGGGGCACGGAGCACACGTCGGACACACTCGCCGGCAAGGGCCGCCCGACCCATGTACGCAACCGGCTGATCGTCGCTGTCGCCGTGGTGGCCGCCGCCGTCGCCGCGGCCGGAGCGCCCTCGCTCATCGCCGCCTCGGGGCAACTGAGCGACTCCCAGTCGCTGGTGACGCTCTCCGAGCAGACCGAGGACGCGCTCACGCTCGCCCACTCGCTGGCCGACGAGCGGGACGAGGTGACCTCGTACATCGCGGCCGGGCGGCCCAAGTCCAAGGCGCCGAGCGAGCAGCGCAGCGTCCGCGTGGACCGGCAGGTCGAGGAGTTGCGCGCCGATACGGACGCGCCCGCCTCGCTGCGGTCCGACCTCGACGGGATCGCGGCCGTACGGAGAGCGGCGCTCACCGGAAAGAGCAGTGCCCTCGACACGCACGACGCCTACTCCGCCACCATCACCGAACTCCACCGGCTCGCCGAGCAACTGGCCGAGGAGATGCCGCCCCGCGCCGGCTCCGGCGCCTACGCCCTCGCCGAGCTGGATTCCGCCGTCCAGCAGGCCGCCGCCGCCCGCGGACTGCTCCTCGCCGCGCTCAACATCCCGCGCACCACCGAGACGGTCATCGACCCCATCACCGGACTGGCGAGCACCGTCACCCGGTCCTCCGACGCCGACACCAAGCAGCGTGACGCGCTCACCGGCGCCGCCCAGGAGGCCCGGCTGCGTTCCGACGCGGCCCTCGCCGAGTTCCGCGACACCGCGCCCAAGTCGGCCCGGACCTCGTACGACAACACGGTCACCGGTCCCGAGGTCGACTCCGGCGAGAAGTACCTCGCCTCCCTCACCGACCAGCCGACCCTCTCCGACGGCGAACTCGGCACCAGTACCGAGAAGGCGGACGCCGCCCTGTCCGCCCGTATCGACGCGATGCGCGGCGCCGAGTCCGCGCTCTTCGACCGGCGCACCAAGGATCTCGCCCAGCTGCGCGACGACGATGTCACCGAGCTGGAGATCCGGATCGCCGTCCTCGGCGCGCTGGTCCTGCTGACCATCGGTATCGCCACGGCCATGGCGCGTACGCTCACCCGCCCGCTCTCCGTCCTGAAGCGCGGCTCGGCCCGGCTGGCGAACGCGGAGGACCCCGCCGCCGCGGAACCCGTCACCTTCACCGGCCGCAACGACGAGTTCGCCCAGGTCGTCCGCTCCGTCAACGCCCTGCACGCGCAGGCCGTCGCCCTCCACGAGCGGGTCGCCACGCTGGAGGCCGACCGCAAGCACCTGGTCGGCCAGCGGCAGAAGATGGCCGACGCCCGCGAGCGGCTGCGGGCCGAACTCGCCGAGTCCACCGCCCAGTTGGACCGGCTGCGGGACAGCATCGGCGCCACCTTCGTCAACCTCGCACTGCGCACCCTCGGCCTCGTCGAACGCCAACTCGGCGTCATCGAGGGTCTGGAGGAGCGCGAGCAGGACCCCGACCGGCTCGCCACCCTCTTCAAGCTCGACCACTTCGCCACCGTCATGCGCCGGCACAGCGAGAACCTCCTGGTCCTCGCCGGCACCGAGCACGGCCGGCACAGCGCCGGGCCCGTGCCGTTGATCGACGTCGTACGGGCCGCGGTGAGCGAGATCGAGCGGTATGAGCGGGTCCGCATCGCCGCGCTGCCGCCGCATGCGCACATCGCCGGGTTCGCCGCGGACGACCTGAGCCATCTGCTCGCCGAACTCATGGAGAACGCCACCTCGTCCTCGCCGCCGGAGCTGCCCGTCGAGATCTCCGGGTGGCTGCTGGAGAGCGGCGAGGTCATGCTCTCCGTCCAGGACGAGGGCATCGGCATGACCGCCGAGCGGATGACCGCCCTCAACGCCCGCCTCGCCGACTTCGACCCGGAGGCGTCGTACGACCAGGAGGGCGAGGAGGGTCTCGGTCTCGGCCTGTACGTCGTGGCCCGCCTGGCCCACCGGCACGGCGTCCGTGTCCAGCTGCGCGAGCAGAAGCAGGGCGGCGTCACCTCGGTCGTCGTCCTGCCCAAGGGCCTGCTGGCCACGGCGCCGCCCGTCGAGGTCCCGTCGTCGTCACCGGGCGCGGACGCCGAGGCCAACTCCAACGTCCTGCACGGCCGTTCGGAGACCGGCGGCGACCCGCTCGTCGCGCTCGCGGAGAAGGCGGTACGGGAAACGGGGGACGCCGACAAGGCCGTACCGGATCCGATGGGGCCGCGGGAGCATCCAGCCGAGACGACGATCGAACTCCTGCTCCCCGCCTCCCCACCGCCCGAACCCGCGGCCGCCGACGGCGAGGACGCCCCGCAGGGGCCACCCGCACCCGACCACGAAACCCGCACGGGTGGTGCGGGTGCGAACGGACCCGCCGAAGGCGAAGCCGAGGCGGAACACCAGCGCACCCCCGACGAGCCCGAAGAACTCGTCACCGACAAGGGCCTGCCCAAGCGCACCCCGAAGATCACCGTTCCCGCCCAAGCACAGCGCCCCCGCAGCGGTTCCGTGGACGCCGAAGCCCTGCGCCGCCGCCTCGGTGGCTTCCGCCGAGGGGCCGAGGCGGGCTACCGCGACGTGGAGGCGGAGATCGCCGAACAGACGGGCCAGCACCAGGTACCCGGCGCACCCACCACACGCGCACCACATGACGCACAAGCCGAAGAAGCCACGGGGGGCACTGTCGAGGAGGCAAGCAGTTGA
- a CDS encoding response regulator transcription factor — MEQTHTSHNGTATATPGAQRRVLVVEDDPTIVDAIATRLRAEGFLVQTAGDGPAAVDTAEAWQPDLLILDIMLPGFDGLEVCRRVQAARPVPVLMLTARDDETDMLVGLGVGADDYMTKPFSMRELAARVHVLLRRVERAAIAASTPRSGILRLGELEIDHAQRRVRVRSEDVHLTPTEFDLLVCLANTPRAVLSREQLLAEVWDWADASGTRTVDSHIKALRRKIGAERIRTVHGVGYALETPTP, encoded by the coding sequence ATGGAGCAGACACACACCTCCCACAACGGCACGGCAACGGCCACCCCCGGCGCACAGCGCCGGGTGCTGGTGGTCGAGGACGACCCCACGATCGTGGACGCCATCGCCACCCGCCTGCGTGCCGAAGGATTTCTCGTACAGACGGCGGGCGACGGCCCGGCCGCCGTCGACACGGCCGAGGCCTGGCAGCCGGACCTGCTGATCCTCGACATCATGCTGCCGGGCTTCGACGGCCTGGAGGTCTGCCGGCGCGTGCAGGCCGCCAGGCCGGTGCCGGTGCTGATGCTCACGGCACGCGACGACGAGACGGACATGCTGGTCGGGCTCGGCGTCGGCGCCGACGACTACATGACCAAGCCGTTCTCCATGCGGGAGCTGGCCGCCCGGGTGCACGTACTGCTGCGCCGGGTGGAGCGGGCCGCGATCGCCGCCTCCACGCCGCGCAGCGGCATCCTGCGCCTCGGCGAGCTGGAGATCGACCACGCGCAGCGCCGGGTGCGGGTGCGCTCGGAGGACGTGCACCTCACGCCCACCGAGTTCGACCTGCTGGTGTGCCTGGCGAACACCCCGCGCGCGGTGCTCTCCCGTGAGCAGCTGCTCGCCGAGGTGTGGGACTGGGCGGACGCCTCCGGCACCCGGACCGTCGACAGCCACATCAAGGCGCTGCGGCGGAAGATCGGCGCCGAGCGGATCCGTACGGTGCACGGCGTGGGCTATGCGCTGGAGACGCCGACGCCATGA